A genomic region of Methanothermobacter thermautotrophicus str. Delta H contains the following coding sequences:
- a CDS encoding geranylgeranylglyceryl/heptaprenylglyceryl phosphate synthase, with protein sequence MKVEDYFHDILRERKIHLTLIDPEEQTPEEAVEIARAAIRGGTDGIMLGGSTTDSSELDNTARALRENIDVPIILFPGNTTGVSRYADAIFFMSLLNSTNPYWIIGAQALGAATVKKMGIEALPMGYLVVEPGGTVGWVGDTKPVPRNKPDIAAAYAMAAEFLGMRLFYLEAGSGAPEHVPEEMIALVKRCTDQILIVGGGIRSGEDAARVAGAGADVVVTGTVVENSDNVEDKIREIVEGMGSV encoded by the coding sequence ATGAAGGTTGAAGATTACTTCCATGATATTCTTAGGGAGAGGAAGATACACCTTACCCTCATAGACCCCGAGGAGCAGACCCCTGAGGAGGCCGTTGAGATAGCCAGGGCTGCCATAAGGGGAGGCACCGATGGTATAATGCTTGGAGGGTCAACCACAGATTCCAGTGAACTTGATAACACAGCCAGGGCCCTCAGGGAGAACATAGACGTCCCCATAATACTCTTCCCGGGTAACACCACGGGTGTCAGCCGCTACGCCGATGCAATATTCTTCATGAGTCTCCTTAACTCCACAAACCCCTACTGGATCATAGGTGCCCAGGCCCTGGGTGCAGCCACCGTCAAGAAGATGGGTATAGAGGCTCTCCCCATGGGCTACCTGGTGGTTGAACCAGGGGGTACGGTTGGATGGGTCGGTGACACCAAGCCGGTCCCCAGGAACAAACCCGACATTGCAGCCGCCTATGCCATGGCCGCTGAATTCCTTGGCATGAGGCTCTTCTACCTTGAGGCAGGTTCAGGGGCCCCTGAACATGTGCCTGAGGAGATGATAGCCCTTGTTAAGCGATGCACAGATCAGATACTCATAGTTGGCGGTGGTATAAGGAGCGGTGAGGATGCTGCAAGGGTTGCGGGTGCAGGTGCAGACGTCGTGGTGACGGGTACCGTTGTGGAGAACAGTGACAACGTTGAGGACAAGATCAGGGAGATCGTTGAGGGTATGGGGTCCGTCTGA
- a CDS encoding UvrD-helicase domain-containing protein has protein sequence MSDGRANPSEKVNLSLAEESFITFLQDNLPDDWKIYFKPHLNGSYPDLIIMNPHVGIMIYSILDEVNCTPEAEIRRLGYYKKKIIRQLVPSMGEMIDKERSAYGIIRTGVYVHGLSSREVKDKFKSGGSYLTCAGHDSLQKSNLEALIPGLRFRKSKYMKPEWASQLESWMVPSYHREKRTDIRLTEEQERHVKPQPGHRRLRGAAGSGKTLVIAHRAARLAADGHRVLIVTFNSTLWQYIREMVDRTLYNFDWSLLTFRHFHGFCYDIIHELKIPFDQERVVECLIGSIRDHDISEYMFDAVLIDEGQDFEWEWYNLLSQFLTERDELFFVCDERQNIYDRELSWVDKMSGAGKVKFRGKWRELGTVHRLSPKIAEFANKFAQSFLRSGDNELDVSQKTLFDNREAVWRNVDPHDWQDELYDAYSSLRDMGVRDSEIAVLVPTNDMGVKVAEFFRSMNVKTDHLFRKNGAGNKRVFVSDGRMKISTIHSFKGWEARSVIIWIPDRWGQEENLDAVIYTAITRTLENLIILNTNERYLEFYENDEDVEIPDITEDEMDPELEEWIETLPYPLASIIWESMTITSYESRVRYLIHFFEALAEFNFNLIMSGLSSDEFFFDMRVRETFGGVKNNLERPTFGYWTALLFRAIRSLRMVLNDRYHKNQVRKSFGKPDDDFINALANSKLPVILKNVLKYRNVWEGHGPRVSEDEYRKRYSVLIGELRNVKDVIGDIYTRNFLVIPSEGILDGGVHRYTAKRYMTTRAPFRAVKLESEKPMDINSIYLANPNKRRHLELLPLIINNDDTCYFYNGIDDETGKARYCSYHNKDKAEIFVNPPPKLVNLQEMLNQTDSYN, from the coding sequence TTGAGTGATGGGAGGGCAAATCCTTCAGAGAAAGTGAACCTGAGCCTTGCTGAAGAATCTTTCATTACATTCCTCCAGGATAATCTTCCTGATGACTGGAAAATCTATTTTAAACCTCATCTTAACGGTTCCTACCCTGACCTCATAATCATGAACCCCCATGTCGGGATAATGATCTACAGTATCCTTGATGAAGTCAACTGCACCCCTGAAGCTGAAATAAGGCGACTGGGATATTACAAGAAGAAGATAATACGGCAGCTGGTCCCATCCATGGGTGAGATGATTGATAAAGAGAGGAGCGCCTATGGTATCATCCGGACAGGTGTATATGTTCATGGACTATCCAGCAGGGAAGTTAAGGATAAGTTCAAATCTGGAGGGAGTTACCTTACCTGTGCCGGCCATGACAGCCTTCAGAAATCAAACCTGGAGGCCCTGATACCCGGTCTGAGGTTCCGTAAGAGCAAATACATGAAACCTGAATGGGCATCGCAGCTTGAATCCTGGATGGTCCCCAGCTATCACAGGGAGAAAAGGACTGATATCAGGCTTACAGAGGAGCAGGAACGACATGTAAAGCCACAACCAGGACACAGAAGACTCAGAGGAGCTGCTGGGAGTGGTAAAACTCTGGTAATAGCCCACAGAGCAGCGCGACTGGCTGCTGATGGGCACCGCGTACTCATAGTAACCTTTAACAGCACACTCTGGCAGTATATCAGGGAGATGGTGGATAGGACCCTCTACAACTTTGACTGGTCCCTCCTGACGTTCAGGCACTTCCACGGGTTCTGCTACGACATTATACATGAGCTTAAAATCCCCTTTGACCAGGAGAGGGTTGTCGAGTGTCTCATAGGGTCAATCCGGGACCATGATATTTCAGAATACATGTTTGATGCTGTCCTTATTGATGAGGGCCAGGATTTTGAGTGGGAATGGTACAACCTGCTATCCCAGTTCCTGACAGAAAGGGATGAACTGTTCTTTGTATGCGACGAAAGACAGAACATATATGACAGGGAGCTCAGCTGGGTCGACAAGATGTCAGGCGCAGGAAAGGTTAAGTTCCGGGGAAAATGGAGGGAACTTGGGACAGTTCATCGACTATCACCAAAGATAGCTGAATTTGCAAATAAATTTGCTCAAAGTTTCCTTAGATCAGGGGATAATGAATTAGATGTCAGCCAGAAAACCCTCTTTGATAACCGTGAAGCCGTGTGGAGAAACGTGGACCCCCATGACTGGCAGGATGAACTATATGACGCCTACAGTTCCCTCAGGGATATGGGTGTTCGTGACTCAGAAATAGCTGTACTGGTACCCACCAATGATATGGGTGTGAAGGTTGCTGAATTCTTCAGATCAATGAACGTGAAAACCGACCACCTCTTCAGGAAGAATGGTGCCGGTAACAAGAGGGTATTCGTATCCGATGGGCGGATGAAGATAAGCACAATACACAGCTTCAAGGGATGGGAAGCAAGAAGTGTGATAATCTGGATACCTGACAGATGGGGACAGGAAGAGAACCTTGACGCAGTCATATACACCGCGATAACCAGGACCCTTGAAAACCTCATCATACTGAACACCAATGAAAGGTACCTTGAATTCTATGAAAACGATGAGGACGTTGAAATTCCCGATATAACTGAAGATGAGATGGACCCTGAACTTGAGGAATGGATTGAGACACTCCCGTACCCACTCGCCTCCATCATCTGGGAGAGCATGACCATAACGAGCTATGAGAGCAGGGTCAGATATCTCATTCACTTCTTTGAGGCCCTTGCAGAGTTCAACTTCAACCTCATTATGAGCGGTCTATCCTCTGACGAATTCTTCTTTGATATGAGGGTTAGGGAAACCTTTGGAGGTGTTAAAAATAATCTTGAAAGGCCCACCTTCGGGTACTGGACGGCACTCCTCTTCAGGGCAATCAGAAGCCTGAGGATGGTGCTGAATGATAGGTACCATAAAAACCAGGTCCGCAAATCCTTTGGAAAGCCAGATGATGACTTTATAAATGCACTGGCCAACAGCAAGCTCCCTGTAATACTGAAAAATGTTTTAAAGTACCGTAACGTCTGGGAGGGGCATGGCCCGCGAGTTTCCGAGGATGAATACCGTAAACGTTACAGTGTACTGATAGGGGAGCTAAGGAATGTTAAGGATGTGATCGGGGACATTTACACCCGCAATTTCCTGGTCATCCCCAGTGAGGGAATCCTGGATGGTGGTGTGCACCGGTACACAGCAAAGCGTTACATGACAACGAGGGCCCCCTTCAGGGCTGTGAAACTGGAAAGTGAGAAACCCATGGACATTAACAGTATATACCTTGCAAACCCAAACAAGAGGAGGCACCTGGAACTCCTGCCCCTTATAATCAATAATGATGACACCTGCTACTTCTACAACGGGATTGATGATGAAACTGGTAAGGCGAGGTACTGTTCCTACCATAACAAGGACAAGGCTGAAATATTTGTAAACCCACCTCCTAAACTTGTAAATCTGCAAGAAATGCTGAATCAAACTGACTCCTACAATTAA
- a CDS encoding ATP-binding protein, with protein sequence METAGQIIGGETAAVLIRQKAGEPIELGDLLVAEGEGYTILQVKDLRYSSQIPQGMRELASGFNLEGYGREVELLEPELRNYIIAEARPILHVRDGQPMIPKRLPRFFREVRRIREGDLDFLERPGNPVFLGNVRSGSKVLDTPVYVDAVDAITHHILIPATTGRGKSNLVKVMLWSLAEMDRVGILVLDPHDEYYGRNEAGLGRHPSDNVVYYSPDAPVGGNTLTINLRSLRPEHFEGIIPFTQAQEQAIARYYNEYGDGWILKIVEGEELPGVQPVTLNVLRRIFDVILGVHLDDGKIKSRGGVFRERGGESTIKDIAASLEDGKNRCGGHLKAHGRG encoded by the coding sequence ATGGAAACTGCAGGGCAGATAATAGGCGGCGAAACAGCCGCGGTACTTATAAGACAGAAGGCAGGTGAACCAATAGAACTCGGTGACCTGCTGGTTGCAGAGGGCGAGGGCTACACAATACTCCAGGTCAAGGACCTCAGGTACAGCTCCCAGATACCCCAGGGCATGAGGGAGCTGGCCTCGGGATTCAACCTTGAGGGATACGGCAGGGAGGTGGAGCTCCTCGAACCTGAGCTGAGGAACTACATCATTGCAGAGGCCCGCCCCATACTCCATGTGCGGGATGGCCAGCCAATGATACCCAAACGCCTCCCCAGATTCTTCAGGGAGGTGAGGAGGATCCGGGAGGGTGACCTTGACTTCCTGGAGAGGCCCGGCAACCCGGTCTTCCTGGGGAACGTGAGGAGCGGGTCAAAGGTCCTGGATACACCGGTCTACGTCGATGCAGTTGACGCCATAACCCACCACATCCTCATACCTGCAACCACAGGGAGGGGTAAGAGTAACCTTGTGAAGGTGATGCTCTGGAGCCTCGCAGAGATGGACAGGGTGGGCATTCTAGTCCTGGACCCACACGATGAGTACTACGGGAGGAACGAGGCCGGCCTCGGGAGGCACCCCTCAGATAATGTGGTCTACTACTCCCCTGATGCACCTGTGGGCGGGAACACCCTCACCATAAACCTCAGATCACTCCGCCCCGAGCACTTTGAGGGTATAATACCATTCACACAGGCACAGGAACAGGCGATTGCAAGGTACTACAATGAATACGGGGATGGATGGATCCTGAAGATCGTGGAAGGGGAGGAACTCCCCGGTGTACAGCCGGTGACACTCAATGTGCTGCGGAGGATCTTTGACGTCATCCTCGGAGTGCACCTTGATGACGGCAAAATAAAGTCACGTGGAGGAGTCTTCAGGGAGCGTGGTGGTGAGTCAACCATAAAGGACATTGCAGCCAGCCTTGAGGATGGAAAGAATCGTTGTGGTGGACACCTCAAGGCTCATGGGAGAGGCTGA
- a CDS encoding response regulator produces MVPVVFLTAYSDPETIGRARRAGAYGYLLKPYDDRKLRAAVETALRRYRADVRDILKVHETAVRGPVPGVLIVEDEAIIAADLKQKLENAGFRVLGVHDTGEGAIAAASELEPDVVIMDVYIRGEMDGIKAAERIQERYGIPVIYLTAYSDDATLSRILESEPYGYLLKPLNTEQLQAEIEVVLENLRTTEDYSRRVREVLVTKAEEMKIEKTGIFFVSSVITALAVYGFITGSMTWLMYTLFIPTVYSLMHLAFSFGEPEKPSSSAMPMVSIIVPANNEENTIEGCVETLSALDYHVNGERNYEIIVVNDGSTDRTGEILEGLLRKHRHLKAVTRKAPFAFNGRVMPSMMVSPLPRGIL; encoded by the coding sequence ATGGTACCGGTTGTTTTTCTCACAGCATACTCTGACCCGGAAACCATAGGGAGGGCGCGTAGGGCAGGCGCCTATGGCTACCTCCTCAAACCCTACGATGACCGGAAACTCAGGGCAGCGGTTGAAACGGCCCTCAGGAGGTACCGGGCCGATGTCAGGGACATCCTCAAGGTCCATGAAACTGCAGTGAGGGGACCGGTGCCGGGTGTTTTAATCGTGGAGGACGAGGCCATCATAGCAGCGGATCTCAAGCAGAAACTTGAAAATGCAGGTTTCAGGGTCCTTGGTGTCCACGATACTGGTGAGGGCGCCATTGCAGCTGCATCGGAGCTTGAACCGGATGTTGTGATAATGGACGTATACATCAGGGGTGAGATGGATGGTATCAAGGCTGCAGAGAGGATACAGGAAAGATACGGGATCCCTGTGATATACCTGACCGCCTACTCGGATGATGCGACCCTATCAAGGATCCTTGAGAGTGAACCCTATGGCTACCTCCTCAAACCCTTAAACACCGAGCAGCTGCAGGCCGAGATCGAGGTTGTTCTTGAAAATCTCAGGACCACAGAGGATTACTCAAGGAGGGTGAGGGAGGTCCTTGTAACCAAGGCCGAGGAGATGAAGATAGAAAAGACAGGAATCTTCTTTGTATCATCAGTTATAACTGCTCTTGCAGTCTATGGCTTCATCACAGGGAGCATGACCTGGCTCATGTACACCCTCTTCATACCGACGGTCTACAGCCTCATGCACCTTGCCTTCAGCTTCGGGGAGCCTGAGAAACCCTCATCATCTGCTATGCCAATGGTGAGTATAATAGTCCCTGCCAATAATGAGGAGAACACCATAGAAGGCTGTGTTGAGACACTGTCAGCCCTGGACTACCATGTAAATGGTGAGAGGAACTATGAGATAATAGTTGTTAATGATGGCTCCACAGACAGGACCGGTGAGATACTGGAGGGGCTCCTCAGGAAGCACCGGCACCTCAAGGCTGTAACAAGGAAAGCCCCCTTCGCCTTCAACGGAAGGGTTATGCCCTCAATGATGGTATCACCCTTGCCGAGGGGGATATTATAG
- a CDS encoding YbjQ family protein: MVEEHRDVIYVTSNYVPGYRAVEVLGFVYGLTVRSRRLGGQIDRFKSILGGEIKEYVTMMEHSRQEALERMLDHARELGANAVISVRFDSDSISDIMQEILAYGTAVIVEPEE; this comes from the coding sequence GTGGTTGAAGAACACCGGGACGTTATATACGTCACAAGCAACTATGTCCCTGGCTACAGGGCCGTTGAAGTCCTTGGATTTGTATATGGACTTACAGTGAGGAGCAGACGTCTTGGGGGTCAGATAGACCGGTTTAAGTCAATCCTGGGTGGTGAAATCAAGGAGTACGTCACCATGATGGAGCACTCCAGACAGGAGGCCCTTGAAAGGATGCTGGATCATGCCCGTGAGCTGGGTGCCAATGCGGTTATCAGCGTGAGATTTGATTCAGACTCAATCTCCGATATAATGCAGGAGATCCTGGCCTACGGGACAGCTGTTATAGTTGAACCGGAGGAATGA
- a CDS encoding glycosyltransferase family 2 protein translates to MTLAEGDIIAVFDADARVEPDFLRKMVPYLDGEDVAGVQSRVRMYNADENLLTKMQDIEFALFGNLIMRSRMKMGVPAFLGGNGQLVKRRAVEEIGGWDGYAVTEDLNLSVKLMLRGYDVKFSSEAEVFQEAVGDWPAFFRQRTRWLIGNLETLFVYLAPLIDAPITLHRKLDSLFYLFSMLFIGFVMLGYVVFILNLAGFTLRMNAPFIIGIISTIAFFPLVITGIRRDGYSLPRTLILSIEYWAYCLYLLPLFIVAAVHMIRRRERRWAKTFHTG, encoded by the coding sequence ATCACCCTTGCCGAGGGGGATATTATAGCGGTCTTCGATGCTGATGCAAGGGTTGAACCTGACTTTCTCAGGAAGATGGTGCCCTACCTTGATGGTGAGGATGTTGCAGGGGTGCAGTCCCGTGTGAGGATGTACAATGCAGATGAGAACCTCCTCACAAAGATGCAGGATATTGAATTCGCCCTGTTCGGTAACCTCATCATGAGGTCAAGGATGAAGATGGGTGTACCGGCCTTCCTGGGGGGTAACGGGCAGCTGGTTAAGAGGAGGGCTGTTGAGGAGATCGGTGGCTGGGATGGCTACGCGGTTACAGAGGACCTCAACCTCAGTGTTAAGCTGATGCTAAGGGGCTATGATGTGAAGTTCTCATCCGAAGCAGAGGTCTTCCAGGAGGCGGTGGGTGACTGGCCAGCCTTCTTCAGGCAGAGGACCCGCTGGCTCATAGGGAACCTGGAGACCCTCTTCGTATACCTCGCCCCCCTCATTGACGCTCCCATAACACTCCACAGGAAACTTGACTCCCTGTTCTACCTCTTCTCAATGCTATTCATAGGCTTTGTGATGCTGGGATACGTTGTATTCATCCTTAACCTCGCAGGCTTCACCCTGAGGATGAACGCACCCTTCATAATAGGCATCATATCCACCATAGCATTTTTCCCCCTTGTAATAACAGGTATACGGCGGGACGGGTACAGTCTGCCACGGACGCTGATCCTATCCATTGAATACTGGGCCTACTGCCTCTACCTTCTACCCCTTTTCATCGTTGCAGCGGTCCATATGATCCGGCGCCGGGAGCGGAGGTGGGCCAAGACATTTCACACGGGATAA
- a CDS encoding amino acid permease has translation MKPNLRRELGLFDAVNLVVGTIVGADIYIVAAYGAGSLGPASILAWLLAGLMALIIALVFSEASAMLPRTGGPYVYAGEALGRFTGFITGWSLWVSSWVAIAVFPLAFIYYLEYFIPLDPPAEAVIKVLFILSLTIINIAGVGRAGKVNDILTILKVAPVLLFAVLGAIHLALNPGLLVSNYTPAAPMGLGALGTVTVLVFWAYVGFELVTVPADEVRDPERTIPLSITLGMIFVTLFYILTNAVILGLVPWRVLASSTAPLTVAGYSLMGGIGALILTAGAVFSIAGSEEAGMLTTARLLFAMSEDGFLPGFLSRVHRRFGTPHMSILVQNLTALLAALTGTVSGLIELSVVTLLLPYAVTCISLAILRRRDGSGIPLKSVLGVLVCIYLLMNTTPSTTAWGLLLILSGAPLYLIFGFKRLRR, from the coding sequence ATGAAACCCAATCTGAGGAGGGAACTCGGTCTCTTCGACGCGGTGAACCTGGTGGTGGGGACCATCGTGGGGGCCGACATATACATAGTGGCTGCCTATGGCGCCGGTAGCCTTGGCCCGGCATCGATACTCGCCTGGCTGCTCGCCGGACTCATGGCCCTCATAATCGCCCTTGTATTCTCTGAGGCCTCAGCCATGCTCCCCAGGACAGGGGGCCCCTACGTCTATGCAGGCGAGGCCCTCGGGAGGTTCACGGGTTTCATCACCGGCTGGTCCCTCTGGGTCTCATCATGGGTTGCCATAGCTGTTTTCCCCCTTGCCTTCATCTACTACCTTGAATACTTCATCCCCCTTGACCCCCCTGCTGAGGCCGTGATAAAGGTCCTCTTCATCCTCTCACTCACCATCATAAACATTGCAGGGGTCGGGAGGGCCGGTAAGGTCAACGATATCCTCACAATCCTAAAGGTCGCCCCGGTGCTCCTCTTCGCGGTCCTGGGCGCCATACACCTTGCACTGAACCCCGGGCTCCTGGTATCAAATTACACTCCAGCTGCACCCATGGGCCTCGGGGCCCTGGGTACTGTGACTGTCCTGGTATTCTGGGCCTATGTTGGCTTTGAGCTTGTGACAGTCCCCGCGGATGAGGTCAGGGACCCTGAGAGGACAATACCCCTCTCCATAACACTGGGGATGATCTTTGTCACCCTATTCTACATCCTCACCAACGCTGTTATCCTTGGCCTTGTACCCTGGAGGGTCCTTGCATCCTCAACCGCGCCCCTCACGGTGGCCGGTTACAGCCTCATGGGGGGCATCGGGGCCCTCATACTCACAGCGGGTGCTGTGTTCTCCATTGCCGGTTCAGAGGAGGCAGGTATGCTCACAACTGCAAGGCTTCTCTTTGCCATGTCAGAGGATGGGTTCCTCCCGGGCTTCCTCTCCAGGGTCCACAGGAGGTTCGGCACCCCACACATGAGCATCCTGGTCCAGAACCTCACAGCCCTCTTAGCGGCACTTACAGGCACCGTTTCGGGCCTCATCGAGCTCTCTGTGGTTACCCTGCTCCTCCCCTACGCTGTGACATGCATCTCACTGGCCATCCTGAGGAGGAGGGATGGTTCAGGCATCCCCCTTAAGAGTGTTCTGGGTGTACTGGTCTGCATCTACCTCCTCATGAACACCACACCATCCACCACTGCCTGGGGACTCCTCCTGATCCTTTCAGGGGCACCCCTCTATCTGATATTCGGATTTAAAAGGCTGCGCCGCTGA
- a CDS encoding response regulator, with product MTSILIVEDEALIAADLRTRLERMGYEVVGAAGDGREALKLIAEKRPDLVLMDDGTGCFSHSIL from the coding sequence GTGACTTCGATTCTTATAGTCGAGGATGAGGCACTCATTGCAGCTGACCTCAGGACACGCCTTGAGAGGATGGGCTATGAGGTGGTTGGAGCTGCCGGTGACGGGAGAGAGGCTCTGAAACTCATAGCTGAGAAGAGGCCAGACCTTGTCCTCATGGATGATGGTACCGGTTGTTTTTCTCACAGCATACTCTGA
- a CDS encoding DNA double-strand break repair nuclease NurA — translation MDVLDKIAQTLEGIVRADVGRPYFKSSEYRVHDFTADGFIPLQEGEKRLMAFIDGGNSPIVEGPAISVQINRVALGLFRGEQRIQPDMPARIEFFSVMKFHPEDGTYRFQLHPLREEYREFLPDEDNLQLELKDAERAEESDLKGLPRKFADWTMATGALNELDDGDILVRDGSLRASFEREKGYIRRLGDEAMDIHVAGLSKTCTLYTTTSMSLLAAVGRLAADCNMEGGWCYHPVAVTTDRLTTITAVKLNPAGRIFRMDILGECGKDEAMEVASTLSLNARDACFPGYPYGLVDVDMRARVSGDEVEIYRRRLLSQIRDRKVLEAIRDEMNTLNYHDELNRYAGED, via the coding sequence TTGGATGTTCTTGATAAGATTGCACAGACCCTGGAGGGGATTGTCAGAGCGGATGTGGGAAGACCCTACTTTAAATCATCAGAATACAGGGTCCATGACTTCACCGCAGACGGCTTCATACCCCTTCAGGAGGGAGAGAAGAGACTCATGGCCTTCATAGATGGGGGTAACAGCCCCATAGTGGAGGGACCGGCAATATCAGTCCAGATCAACAGGGTCGCCCTGGGCCTCTTCAGGGGAGAGCAGAGGATCCAGCCAGATATGCCAGCAAGGATCGAGTTCTTCTCGGTCATGAAGTTCCATCCAGAGGATGGGACATACAGGTTCCAGCTTCACCCCCTCAGGGAGGAGTACCGGGAATTCCTTCCAGATGAGGATAACCTCCAGCTGGAGCTTAAAGATGCAGAGCGGGCTGAGGAGTCAGACCTCAAGGGTCTCCCAAGAAAATTTGCGGATTGGACCATGGCCACAGGAGCCCTCAATGAACTCGATGATGGGGACATCCTTGTCAGGGACGGGTCACTCCGGGCATCATTCGAGAGGGAGAAAGGTTACATCAGGAGACTGGGGGATGAGGCCATGGATATCCACGTGGCTGGACTCTCAAAGACATGCACCCTCTACACAACCACATCGATGTCACTCCTCGCTGCTGTGGGGAGACTCGCCGCAGACTGTAACATGGAGGGTGGCTGGTGCTACCACCCCGTGGCCGTCACCACCGACAGGCTGACCACCATCACTGCAGTTAAACTGAACCCGGCCGGCAGGATATTCAGGATGGACATCCTCGGCGAGTGCGGGAAGGATGAGGCAATGGAGGTCGCATCAACCCTATCCCTCAATGCAAGGGACGCATGCTTCCCTGGCTACCCCTACGGCCTGGTTGATGTGGACATGAGGGCCAGGGTCTCAGGGGATGAGGTGGAGATATACAGGAGGAGACTCCTATCGCAGATCAGGGACCGGAAGGTCCTTGAGGCTATAAGGGATGAGATGAATACCCTCAACTACCATGATGAACTGAACAGGTATGCAGGTGAGGATTGA
- a CDS encoding helix-hairpin-helix domain-containing protein: MKNHLVAHILNRVADYMELAGDEFRTKAYRRAARTVEFLNEDIEEVAARGRLQELPGIGRNIAGKIEEILSTGSLQLLERLSEEYPVDLDSLLSVEGVGPRTVKLLYEELGIKTLADLEEQARRHRIRRLRGMGEKREAMILRNIELARSRISRRPLAYVVPLASRIKAGLLELEGVQRVEVAGSIRRGRETVGDIDILVTATDPEAVMDHFTSMDEVEEVVVRGPRKSTVRLREGLDCDLRVFDDEVFGSALLYFTGSWEFNVELRRRAISSSMKLSEYGLFRGDERVAGRTEAGVLEALGLSYIEPELRENRGEVEAAARDELPELVTPLDIRGDLHMHSLFSDGIDSMEQMAEYASVLGREYIAITDHARYIDDPDAYFRAAERIEEIDVLAGVEVSILHDGNLEVPDGALKNFDLVIASIHDPGNLTERLLAAMDHDPVSIIGHPTGRVLGSPEPVVDIERVIEGAAEAGVALEVNSNPLRIDLRDTHVKMAVDMGCKIAINSDAHSRGALENISWGVITARRGWAEAGDVLNTMGLRGFMKWLRR; encoded by the coding sequence ATGAAGAATCATCTTGTGGCCCACATACTGAACCGTGTGGCTGACTACATGGAACTGGCGGGAGATGAATTCAGGACAAAGGCCTACAGGAGGGCTGCAAGGACGGTTGAATTCCTCAATGAGGATATAGAGGAGGTTGCAGCCAGGGGCAGACTCCAGGAACTTCCAGGAATAGGGAGGAACATCGCCGGGAAGATAGAGGAGATCCTCTCCACGGGGTCCCTGCAGCTCCTTGAGAGACTCTCAGAGGAGTACCCGGTGGACCTTGATTCCCTCCTCTCGGTGGAGGGCGTGGGGCCAAGAACAGTTAAACTCCTCTACGAGGAACTGGGGATAAAGACCCTCGCCGACCTGGAGGAGCAGGCAAGGAGGCACCGCATCCGGAGACTGAGGGGTATGGGTGAGAAGAGGGAGGCCATGATACTCCGGAACATCGAACTTGCAAGGTCAAGGATCTCAAGAAGACCCCTGGCCTACGTTGTCCCCCTGGCATCCAGGATAAAGGCAGGGCTCCTTGAACTTGAGGGGGTTCAGAGGGTTGAGGTTGCAGGATCCATAAGGAGGGGCCGTGAGACCGTGGGTGACATTGACATCCTGGTAACAGCCACAGATCCCGAGGCTGTCATGGACCACTTCACATCCATGGATGAAGTCGAGGAGGTTGTGGTTAGGGGTCCAAGGAAATCCACCGTGAGGCTCAGGGAGGGCCTCGACTGTGACCTCAGGGTCTTCGATGATGAGGTCTTCGGTTCAGCCCTCCTCTACTTCACAGGGTCCTGGGAGTTCAACGTGGAGCTAAGGAGGAGGGCGATATCATCCTCAATGAAGCTGAGCGAATACGGCCTCTTCAGGGGTGATGAGAGGGTGGCCGGGAGAACCGAGGCCGGGGTCCTGGAGGCACTTGGCCTGAGCTACATTGAACCCGAGCTCAGGGAGAACCGTGGCGAGGTGGAGGCTGCGGCCAGGGATGAACTCCCTGAACTTGTAACACCTCTGGATATAAGGGGGGACCTCCACATGCACAGCCTCTTCAGTGACGGGATCGATTCGATGGAGCAGATGGCAGAGTACGCCTCGGTACTCGGGAGGGAGTACATAGCCATCACAGACCATGCAAGATACATCGATGACCCCGACGCCTACTTCAGGGCGGCTGAGAGGATTGAGGAGATCGATGTCCTGGCGGGTGTTGAGGTCAGCATCCTGCATGATGGTAACCTTGAGGTCCCTGACGGGGCTCTGAAGAACTTTGACCTTGTCATAGCGAGCATCCATGATCCCGGCAACCTGACAGAGAGGCTCCTTGCTGCAATGGACCATGACCCTGTGAGTATCATAGGCCACCCCACGGGGAGGGTGCTGGGCTCACCCGAGCCCGTCGTTGATATTGAGAGGGTGATTGAGGGGGCTGCTGAGGCGGGTGTGGCCCTTGAGGTTAACTCCAACCCCCTCAGAATTGACCTGAGGGATACGCATGTTAAGATGGCAGTTGATATGGGCTGTAAAATCGCGATCAACAGTGACGCCCACTCCCGTGGGGCCCTGGAGAACATCAGCTGGGGTGTCATCACCGCCAGGCGTGGCTGGGCAGAGGCAGGGGACGTGCTTAACACCATGGGATTAAGGGGATTCATGAAATGGCTCAGGAGATGA